A stretch of the Sorangium aterium genome encodes the following:
- a CDS encoding efflux RND transporter permease subunit, whose translation MSLTEACLRKPVFAWMLMAATIVFGLVAVSRIGISQFPDVDFPTITISATLEGAAPEIMEHDVVEPLEEAAVQVEGIRSITSTSRQGSASVTIELDLSRDVDVALQDVQTKISQAQRRLPLDLDPPVVSKTNPEDQPIMWVGLSGPFSPQLVADIARYRLKEKLQTVPGVGELTLGGYLERNVRIWIDADRLAEKGLTVADVTEALRRQHIELPAGRIETEGRELNVRVMGEALDLATFKRIVLRQGSPGAAAQPGAAAQAAGPPSSARATVYLEDVALVEDGFEDVRRLARVNGEPAQGLGVRKQRGSNAVEVARGVRAALAEVQKSLPEGMEVGVNFDSTKFIEESVHEIELELGMAIALTALVCWMFLGSLSSTINVVLAIPMSLLGTVAAIYFLGFTLNTFTLLGLSLAVGIVVDDAIMVLENIHRHAEGGKDRVRAAREGTAEITFAALAATLAVVAIFLPIIFMEGVVGRFFLQFGVTLCIAVLLSYLEAITLAPARCAQILDVSREGRGRLGRLVDRGFEALSRGYGWLLARALRFPAAVVLLGAILFAGAIVAMQRLPTEFVPSQDQGRLLVRLQTAVGSDIEETDRLFRRAEAAVGANPAVERVFAVVGGFGGGGGVNTGILFVTMKPADERALSQADLQGALRKELNGYPGLRAVVQDLSQSGFTAQRGFPVEFSIRGPDWDELTKHSERIRAELAQSGLVVDLDSDYQLGMPELRIVPDRARAADLGVSVEAIATTLNTLIGGGRVAKYNDNGRRIDVRARLLAEQRSRPEDLARIQMRSASGALVPLTSVVTYDERPALQAITRRDRERAISVFGNVAPGRSQGEAVARVEELGRDLPAGYRLVLGGASVTFRESMGGLLFALVLGILVAYMVLASQFNSFLHPVTVLTILPLSIAGAAFALLLTGHTLNIFSMIGILLLMGIVKKNSIILVDHAIEVRRGHGEGEGEVMDAREAMLRAGPVRLRPILMTSIATLMAAVPSALALGPGAEIRAPMAAAVIGGLVVSTALSLLVVPAFYVVADDLRARLARLRRPGSTAATSSLGAVDR comes from the coding sequence GTGAGCCTCACCGAAGCCTGCCTCAGGAAGCCGGTCTTCGCCTGGATGCTGATGGCCGCGACCATCGTCTTCGGCCTCGTCGCCGTGTCGCGCATCGGCATCAGCCAGTTCCCCGACGTCGACTTCCCCACCATCACCATCTCCGCCACGCTGGAGGGCGCCGCCCCCGAGATCATGGAGCACGACGTGGTCGAGCCGCTCGAGGAGGCGGCCGTCCAGGTCGAGGGGATCCGATCGATCACGTCGACGTCGCGCCAGGGGAGCGCCTCGGTCACCATCGAGCTCGACCTGTCGCGCGACGTCGACGTCGCGCTCCAGGACGTTCAGACGAAGATCTCCCAGGCGCAGCGCCGGCTCCCGCTCGACCTCGACCCGCCCGTCGTCTCCAAGACGAACCCGGAGGACCAGCCGATCATGTGGGTCGGGCTCTCCGGCCCCTTCTCTCCCCAGCTCGTCGCCGACATCGCGCGTTACCGGCTGAAGGAGAAGCTCCAGACGGTGCCCGGCGTCGGAGAGCTCACGCTCGGCGGCTACCTCGAGCGCAATGTCCGCATCTGGATCGACGCCGATCGACTCGCCGAGAAGGGGCTCACCGTCGCCGACGTCACCGAGGCCCTGCGCCGGCAACACATCGAGCTCCCCGCCGGCCGCATCGAGACCGAAGGGCGGGAGCTCAACGTGCGGGTGATGGGGGAGGCGCTCGATCTCGCGACCTTCAAGCGGATCGTCCTCCGCCAGGGCAGCCCCGGCGCTGCCGCCCAGCCGGGCGCTGCCGCCCAGGCGGCGGGGCCGCCGTCGTCGGCGCGCGCCACGGTGTACCTGGAGGACGTCGCGCTCGTCGAGGACGGCTTCGAGGACGTCCGCCGGCTCGCCCGGGTGAACGGGGAGCCGGCCCAGGGCCTCGGCGTGAGGAAGCAGCGCGGCTCGAACGCGGTCGAGGTCGCCCGCGGGGTCCGGGCCGCGCTTGCCGAGGTCCAGAAGTCCCTGCCCGAGGGGATGGAGGTCGGCGTGAACTTCGACTCGACGAAGTTCATCGAGGAGTCGGTCCACGAGATCGAGCTCGAGCTCGGCATGGCCATCGCGCTCACGGCCCTCGTCTGCTGGATGTTCCTCGGCTCGCTCTCGAGCACGATCAACGTCGTCCTGGCCATCCCGATGTCGCTGCTCGGCACGGTCGCCGCGATCTACTTCCTCGGCTTCACGCTGAACACCTTCACGCTGCTCGGGCTCTCGCTCGCCGTCGGCATCGTCGTCGACGACGCGATCATGGTGCTCGAGAACATCCACAGGCACGCCGAAGGGGGGAAGGACCGCGTCCGCGCCGCCCGCGAGGGCACGGCCGAGATCACCTTCGCGGCGCTCGCCGCGACGCTCGCCGTCGTCGCGATCTTCCTCCCGATCATCTTCATGGAGGGGGTGGTCGGCCGGTTCTTCCTCCAGTTCGGCGTGACCCTCTGCATCGCCGTGCTGCTCTCGTACCTGGAGGCGATCACCCTCGCGCCCGCCCGCTGCGCGCAGATCCTCGACGTCTCCCGCGAGGGCCGGGGCCGCCTCGGGCGGCTCGTCGATCGCGGCTTCGAGGCGCTCTCCCGCGGCTATGGCTGGCTCCTCGCCCGGGCGCTCCGGTTCCCGGCCGCGGTCGTCCTGCTCGGCGCGATCCTCTTCGCCGGCGCGATCGTCGCCATGCAGCGCCTCCCGACGGAGTTCGTCCCGTCGCAGGACCAGGGGAGGCTCCTTGTCCGCCTCCAGACGGCGGTCGGCTCGGACATCGAGGAGACCGACAGGCTCTTCCGTCGCGCCGAGGCGGCCGTGGGCGCGAACCCGGCGGTGGAGCGGGTCTTCGCCGTGGTCGGGGGCTTCGGCGGAGGGGGCGGCGTGAACACGGGCATCCTGTTCGTCACGATGAAGCCGGCCGACGAGCGGGCGCTCTCGCAGGCCGATCTCCAGGGCGCGCTCCGCAAGGAGCTGAACGGCTATCCCGGCTTGCGCGCCGTGGTCCAGGACCTCTCGCAGTCGGGCTTCACCGCCCAGCGCGGGTTCCCTGTCGAGTTCTCGATCCGCGGCCCCGACTGGGACGAGCTCACGAAGCACAGCGAGCGCATCCGGGCCGAGCTCGCGCAGAGCGGCCTCGTCGTGGATCTCGACTCCGACTACCAGCTCGGGATGCCCGAGCTCCGCATCGTGCCCGACCGGGCGCGCGCGGCGGATCTCGGCGTGAGCGTCGAGGCCATCGCGACGACGCTGAACACGCTGATCGGCGGCGGGCGCGTCGCCAAGTACAACGACAACGGGCGCCGCATCGACGTCCGTGCGCGCCTGCTCGCGGAGCAGCGGAGCCGGCCCGAGGACCTCGCGCGCATCCAGATGAGGAGCGCGTCGGGCGCGCTGGTCCCGCTGACGTCGGTCGTCACCTACGACGAGCGCCCGGCGCTCCAGGCGATCACGCGCCGCGACCGGGAGCGCGCCATCTCGGTCTTCGGCAACGTCGCGCCGGGGCGCTCGCAGGGCGAGGCGGTGGCCCGCGTCGAGGAGCTCGGCCGGGATCTGCCGGCCGGCTACCGCCTTGTGCTGGGCGGCGCGAGCGTGACGTTCCGCGAGTCGATGGGCGGCCTCCTGTTCGCGCTGGTGCTCGGGATCCTGGTCGCCTACATGGTGCTCGCGTCCCAGTTCAACTCGTTCCTGCACCCGGTCACGGTGCTGACGATCCTGCCGCTGTCGATCGCGGGCGCTGCGTTTGCGCTGCTGCTGACGGGGCACACGCTCAACATCTTCAGCATGATCGGGATCCTCCTGCTCATGGGGATCGTGAAGAAGAACTCGATCATCCTCGTGGATCACGCGATCGAGGTGAGGCGCGGGCACGGCGAGGGGGAAGGGGAGGTGATGGACGCGCGCGAGGCGATGCTCCGCGCCGGCCCGGTGCGGCTGCGGCCTATCCTGATGACCTCGATCGCGACGCTGATGGCCGCTGTCCCATCGGCGCTGGCGCTCGGCCCCGGCGCCGAGATCCGGGCGCCGATGGCCGCGGCGGTGATCGGCGGCCTCGTCGTCTCGACGGCGCTCAGCCTCCTCGTCGTGCCGGCGTTCTACGTCGTCGCGGACGACCTGCGGGCGCGCCTTGCCCGGCTCCGGCGGCCGGGCTCCACGGCCGCCACGAGCTCACTTGGGGCCGTGGATCGGTGA
- a CDS encoding efflux RND transporter periplasmic adaptor subunit, with product MVLQPIRVAALALVAGLVFLGSPACKKGGEASPEQGRKPAKQALSFPVEVVPVTAERVEYAVTAVGAVEAFEQVQLTARVAGVVEAVRFMEGAEVKAGQVLVEIDPARYNLAVRAARATLERMTATQAEAAAGLERREAEGAEGVFSKEDVASWRSRAATTAAQVAEAKVAVDQALLNLRDAYVRAPIQGKIQTRTVQTGQHVPVGTVLATLLRRDPLLLRFQIPAADALRVRPDMEARFTVKGDERTYSARLTHVADAADPATRMVAVTGEVQGEGKELLRPGTFAEVTVPVGASGDAPVIPLTSVRPSERGFLAYVVDGTTARERVLSLGLRTPDGRVEVKSGLSVGELLVARGAEALREGAQVRIAPPGSVPGGQSPARRPEGGADASASAAGAPPPASAGTSPPASPPASSGAPPRASAAGASPPASAGASPPTSPASSSRSVP from the coding sequence ATGGTGCTCCAACCGATTCGCGTGGCCGCGCTCGCCCTGGTGGCAGGGCTTGTCTTCCTCGGTTCTCCGGCGTGCAAGAAGGGCGGGGAGGCCTCGCCCGAGCAGGGGCGCAAGCCCGCGAAGCAGGCGCTCAGCTTCCCTGTCGAGGTCGTGCCCGTCACGGCGGAGCGGGTCGAGTACGCCGTGACGGCCGTCGGAGCGGTCGAGGCGTTCGAGCAGGTGCAGCTCACGGCGCGCGTCGCCGGCGTCGTCGAGGCGGTGAGGTTCATGGAGGGCGCCGAGGTCAAGGCGGGGCAGGTGCTCGTCGAGATCGACCCGGCCCGGTACAACCTCGCCGTCCGCGCGGCGCGCGCGACGCTCGAGCGGATGACCGCCACCCAGGCCGAGGCCGCCGCGGGGCTCGAGCGGCGCGAGGCCGAGGGCGCCGAGGGCGTCTTCAGCAAGGAAGACGTCGCGTCCTGGCGCTCGCGGGCGGCGACGACGGCCGCGCAGGTCGCCGAGGCGAAGGTCGCCGTCGACCAGGCGCTCCTGAACCTGCGCGACGCGTACGTGCGCGCCCCCATCCAGGGGAAGATCCAGACGCGCACCGTGCAGACGGGCCAGCACGTGCCTGTCGGCACCGTGCTCGCGACGCTCCTGCGCCGCGACCCGCTCCTGCTCCGCTTCCAGATCCCCGCCGCCGACGCCCTGCGGGTCAGGCCCGACATGGAGGCGCGGTTCACCGTGAAGGGCGACGAGCGGACCTACAGCGCCAGGCTGACGCACGTCGCCGACGCGGCGGATCCCGCGACGCGCATGGTCGCCGTGACCGGCGAGGTGCAGGGCGAGGGCAAGGAGCTGCTCCGCCCCGGCACCTTCGCCGAGGTGACCGTGCCCGTGGGCGCGAGCGGCGACGCGCCCGTGATCCCACTGACGTCCGTGCGACCGAGCGAGCGAGGGTTCCTCGCGTACGTGGTCGACGGCACCACCGCGCGCGAGCGCGTGCTCTCGCTGGGGCTGCGCACGCCCGACGGGCGCGTCGAGGTGAAGTCGGGCCTCTCCGTGGGAGAGCTCCTCGTGGCGCGCGGCGCGGAGGCGCTGCGCGAGGGGGCGCAGGTCCGCATCGCACCGCCAGGCAGCGTGCCGGGAGGCCAATCCCCGGCGCGCCGCCCCGAGGGAGGCGCAGATGCAAGCGCCTCCGCGGCCGGCGCGCCACCGCCCGCCTCGGCCGGCACATCACCGCCCGCGTCACCACCCGCCTCGTCCGGCGCGCCGCCGCGCGCCTCCGCGGCCGGCGCGTCACCCCCCGCCTCGGCGGGCGCCTCGCCGCCGACCTCTCCCGCCAGCTCGTCACGGAGCGTGCCGTGA
- a CDS encoding methyltransferase domain-containing protein — translation MGAQDFRCPPIENPADPAQRHALPHRTDSPYIPGVLRRCEARRTSLNELAETTMTDLVNDMTERFLRDAGIAPGMRVLDVGCGRGDVSFMVARIVGEGGCVLGVDRDPAPIAVARRRAAELGLGRVAFEERDLAALSPTAERFDAAVGRRVLMYQPDPVAAVRAMAGAVRAGGLILLQENDPTMGQGSLMPMDLHRQVHQWIWRTVEREGASLHMGFQMPSVFEEAGLTVQLVRAEAIVQTPRIQHQLAFIVRAMLPRIVQQGVASEAEVDVDTLEERLAAERTKANTTFVGDLVFSVCGRTPSPA, via the coding sequence ATGGGCGCCCAGGACTTCCGCTGCCCGCCGATCGAAAACCCCGCCGATCCAGCACAAAGACACGCACTGCCGCACAGGACGGACAGTCCGTACATTCCTGGCGTGCTGCGCCGATGCGAGGCGCGGCGAACATCACTGAACGAACTCGCGGAGACGACGATGACCGACCTGGTCAACGACATGACCGAACGATTTCTGCGCGACGCCGGCATCGCTCCCGGCATGCGCGTCCTCGACGTGGGATGCGGCCGAGGCGACGTGAGCTTCATGGTCGCCCGCATCGTCGGCGAAGGGGGCTGTGTGCTCGGGGTGGACCGTGATCCGGCGCCCATCGCGGTCGCTCGCCGGCGAGCCGCCGAGCTGGGGCTCGGCCGAGTCGCCTTCGAAGAGCGGGACCTCGCCGCGCTCTCCCCCACCGCCGAGCGCTTCGATGCCGCCGTCGGCCGGAGGGTGCTCATGTACCAGCCGGATCCTGTCGCTGCGGTCCGTGCCATGGCCGGTGCCGTGCGCGCCGGCGGCCTGATCCTGCTCCAGGAGAACGACCCGACGATGGGCCAGGGCAGCCTCATGCCCATGGATCTGCACCGCCAGGTGCACCAGTGGATCTGGCGGACCGTCGAGCGCGAGGGCGCGAGCCTCCACATGGGATTCCAGATGCCGAGCGTCTTTGAAGAAGCGGGCCTGACCGTGCAGCTCGTGAGGGCCGAGGCCATCGTGCAGACGCCGAGGATCCAGCATCAGCTCGCGTTCATCGTTCGCGCGATGCTCCCGCGCATCGTGCAGCAAGGCGTGGCGTCGGAGGCCGAGGTCGACGTGGACACCCTGGAAGAGCGTCTCGCCGCCGAACGGACGAAGGCCAATACCACCTTCGTCGGCGACCTCGTCTTCAGCGTGTGCGGCCGGACGCCGAGTCCCGCGTGA
- a CDS encoding AraC family transcriptional regulator → MARMPPAPAIQREDLVGGGRAIFCCRQPSPVQPAMRASVTHAFAALAFYTSGSSRIEQRGRWNVEAGDVLLVPAGQPHRSIEKAAPDWIGVGFCVPCLAAEEAGTLLEPFERVRAGASPVVRVCAERHAHVEMLLRELMRATESRDGGAPDVVQRSLLVLILDEVRQAARSQHPASASPGVVVDALRFIERNCLRPLSLKDVARSVGRSPAHVTTALSRATGRSAVEWIVAGRMAEARRILLHSDERVEIVAERVGYADATHFIRMFRREHGATPAAWRAEARSKGRTLTRDSASGRTR, encoded by the coding sequence ATGGCGCGCATGCCCCCCGCGCCGGCGATCCAGCGAGAAGACCTCGTGGGCGGAGGCCGAGCGATCTTCTGCTGCCGGCAGCCCTCTCCGGTGCAGCCCGCCATGCGGGCGTCCGTGACCCACGCCTTTGCCGCGCTGGCGTTCTACACGAGCGGCTCTTCCCGGATCGAGCAGCGCGGTCGATGGAACGTCGAAGCTGGAGACGTCCTCCTCGTGCCTGCCGGACAACCGCACCGCTCGATCGAGAAGGCGGCCCCGGACTGGATCGGCGTTGGCTTCTGTGTCCCCTGCCTGGCTGCCGAGGAGGCGGGCACCTTGCTCGAACCGTTCGAGCGCGTGCGCGCCGGCGCATCCCCCGTCGTTCGGGTGTGCGCGGAGCGTCACGCGCACGTCGAAATGCTCCTCCGCGAGCTGATGCGCGCGACGGAATCGCGCGATGGCGGCGCTCCTGACGTCGTCCAGCGGAGCCTCCTTGTGCTCATCCTCGACGAGGTTCGGCAGGCCGCGCGCTCGCAACACCCTGCCTCGGCGTCGCCGGGAGTCGTCGTCGATGCCCTTCGCTTCATCGAGCGAAACTGCCTTCGTCCGCTCTCGCTGAAGGACGTCGCGCGGTCCGTGGGGCGGAGCCCGGCGCACGTGACGACGGCGCTCTCCCGGGCGACGGGCCGGAGCGCGGTCGAGTGGATCGTGGCTGGGAGGATGGCGGAGGCTCGCCGCATCCTCCTCCACTCCGACGAGAGGGTCGAGATCGTCGCCGAGCGCGTCGGCTACGCGGACGCGACGCACTTCATCCGCATGTTCCGTAGAGAGCACGGGGCGACGCCGGCGGCGTGGCGCGCAGAAGCGCGGAGCAAAGGCCGCACGCTCACGCGGGACTCGGCGTCCGGCCGCACACGCTGA